A stretch of the Pogoniulus pusillus isolate bPogPus1 chromosome 14, bPogPus1.pri, whole genome shotgun sequence genome encodes the following:
- the DCAF13 gene encoding DDB1- and CUL4-associated factor 13, which yields MRVKVLSRNPDDYVRETRLDLQRVPRNYDPALHPFEVPREYTRALNATKLERVFAKPFLSSLDGHRDGVNCMAKHPKSLSTVLSGACDGEVKIWNLTKRQCVRTVQAHEGFVRGMCARFCGTSFFTVGDDKTVKQWKMESPEYGEEEEPIHTILGKTVYTGIDHHWKDPVFATCGQQVDIWDEQRTSPMCSLTWGFDSISSVKFNPIETYLLGSCASDRNIVLYDMRKSTPLKKVILNMRTNTLCWNPMEAYVFTAANEDYNLYTFDMRYLESPVRVHMDHVSAVLDVDYSPTGKEFVSASFDKSIRIFPVEKGHSREVYHTKRMQHVITVKWTSDNKYILCGSDEMNIRLWKANASEKLGVLAPREKAAMNYNQKLKEKFQYHPKIRRIAQHRHLPKSIFCQVKEQRIMREARRRKELNRRKHSKPGSVPVVSERRKHIVAVVK from the exons ATGCGGGTGAAGGTGCTGAGCCGCAACCCGGACGACTACGTGCGGGAGACCAGGCTGGACCTGCAGCGCG TTCCCAGAAACTATGACCCTGCACTGCATCCATTTGAGGTTCCCCGGGAGTACACAAGGGCTCTGAATGCAACCAAGCTAGAACGTGTGTTTGCAAAACCATTTCTGAGTTCACTTGATGGCCACAGAGATGGAGTTAATTGCATGGCCAAACATCCAAAGAGTTTGTCAACAGTGCTGTCTGGAGCTTGTGATGGAGAG GTTAAGATCTGGAACTTGACCAAGCGACAGTGCGTTCGGACCGTACAGGCCCACGAAGGCTTTGTGCGCGGCATGTGCGCTCGCTTCTGCGGGACGTCCTTCTTCACG GTTGGTGATGACAAAACTGTGAAGCAGTGGAAAATGGAGAGCCCAGaatatggagaagaggaggaaccTATTCATACAATTCTTGGGAAG ACAGTGTATACAGGAATTGATCACCACTGGAAGGATCCTGTTTTTGCCACTTGTGGCCAGCAAGTGGACATTTGGGATGAGCAAAGGACAAGTCCCATGTGTTCTCTGACATGGGGGTTTGATAGCATCAGCAGTGTAAAATTCAATCCCATTGAG acaTACCTTTTGGGAAGCTGTGCTTCTGACAGAAATATTGTGCTGTATGATATGAGGAAATCAACTCCCTTAAAGAAG gttatcttgaaCATGAGGACAAATACACTGTGTTGGAACCCCATGGAAGCTTATGTTTTCACAGCAGCCAATGAGGACTATAA CTTATACACTTTTGATATGCGCTACCTGGAGTCACCTGTGAGGGTGCACATGGATCATGTCTCTGCTGTTCTGGATGTGGATTACTCACCCACTGGAAAGGAGTTTGTCTCTGCCAGCTTTGACAAGTCTATCCGCATTTTCCCTGTGGAAAAAGGTCACAGCAG GGAGGTGTATCACACCAAACGAATGCAGCATGTCATCACAGTGAAGTGGACTTCAGATAACAAATACATCCTGTGTGGCTCAGATGAGATGAATATTCGTCTGTGGAAAGCTAATGCTTCTGAGAAACTGGGAGTG CTTGCACCCCGAGAGAAGGCAGCTATGAATTACAAccagaagctgaaggagaagtTCCAGTATCACCCAAAGATCAGACGCATAGCTCAGCACCGGCACTTGCCCAAGAGCATCTTCTGCCAGGTTAAGGAGCAGCGCATCATGAGAGAGGCTCGCCGCAGGAA